A single Lolium perenne isolate Kyuss_39 chromosome 6, Kyuss_2.0, whole genome shotgun sequence DNA region contains:
- the LOC127307167 gene encoding protein FAR1-RELATED SEQUENCE 6 — MDTEEASHPPKTPRRPRRRDLNALDPNLEESDGEDIGIPEVGMVFNNHIEVNRFYRRYARRVGFGVSVRRSSFSQEGTCLYLELMCCKGGRPRYEPKFRKRASSTTNCPAKIRVKLWGDKLLHVELTTLDHNHPVSPAMARFLNSYKQLSGPAKRRLRMGAPGAMPVEEPSKMLVDKLGPLEELLFGESKNHSFVERGRLKFQPGDSEALRLFFTRMQAKNANFFNVIDLDDEGSVRNVFWADARSRAMYEYYNDAITLDTSYVASKHDMPLVTFLGVNHHGQSVLLGCGLLADETAETYTWLFKAWVACMSGNLPKAIITDQCRGIQSAIAEVVPGVRHRICLHQIMKRASEQLSGRSEYKSISKALQKAAYDSLTADEFEGEWSTLITYNGLQDHVWLGTLYDCRFSWVPIFLKDTFWAGMSATQRSETITPFFEGCVDSKTTLKQFLGKYEMTLQSKYEKEAQADFETFHKQRPPVSKFYMEEQLSKVYTHNMFKKFQDEIEAIMYCHVSLMNGDGPISTFNVKECIFLEDGKRTTSKIFAVTYSTEEKDITCICGGFQFSGILCRHSLSVLKFQQVREIPSQYVLDRWKRDFRQLHVIGRPSSDVVPSNRVDRYDYLSMRCLQLVDSVVLSDKYRLALRLAREVEKFLLNSDTHDDTQPRIKSRVPQVNKPNMVTGQNLGNVATDNGNGGPKRPEASASVQASQIQKGVAETGVLPAGYIGVPANVQQFMGNQGAIQPSIVYMVPSGVDPQAFGNGVLMPVMYQQMFQIPHQPNGTVQDALANGKKKRPRVQKPTETSHQSNGTPGPASG; from the exons ATGGACACGGAGGAGGCGTCCCACCCTCCCAAGACTCcccgccgcccccgccgccgtGACCTCAACGCGCTG GATCCTAATTTAGAGGAGTCTGATGGAGAGGACATTGGCATTCCAGAAGTTGGCATGGTGTTCAATAACCATATAGAGGTCAATCGATTCTACCGTAGGTATGCCCGCCGTGTTGGTTTTGGTGTCTCAGTTAGGAGGTCCTCGTTCTCACAAGAAGGCACCTGCTTATATCTTGAGCTGATGTGCTGTAAAGGAGGGCGTCCTCGTTATGAGCCTAAGTTCAGGAAACGAGCCTCATCAACCACCAACTGCCCAGCCAAGATCCGAGTGAAGTTATGGGGTGACAAATTGTTGCATGTAGAGTTGACAACCCTTGATCATAATCACCCTGTGAGCCCAGCAATGGCAAGGTTCTTGAACTCTTACAAGCAGCTTTCCGGCCCTGCGAAGAGGCGATTGCGTATGGGTGCTCCTGGAGCTATGCCAGTTGAAGAGCCAAGCAAGATGCTTGTTGATAAGCTAGGTCCACTGGAGGAACTTCTGTTTGGAGAGAGCAAGAACCATAGCTTCGTTGAGAGGGGCCGTTTGAAGTTCCAACCTGGAGATTCAGAAGCACTTAGACTTTTCTTTACCCGGATGCAAGCCAAAAATGCAAACTTTTTCAATGTTATTGACTTGGATGATGAAGGCTCTGTCAGGAATGTTTTCTGGGCAGATGCACGGTCAAGAGCCATGTATGAGTATTATAATGATGCTATTACGCTTGACACTTCCTATGTGGCTAGTAAACATGATATGCCTCTTGTGACCTTTCTTGGTGTGAACCATCATGGCCAATCTGTCTTGCTGGGTTGTGGCCTGCTCGCTGATGAGACAGCAGAAACCTATACATGGCTCTTTAAGGCGTGGGTAGCATGCATGTCTGGTAATCTTCCAAAGGCTATCATCACTGACCAATGCAGGGGCATCCAGAGCGCAATCGCTGAGGTTGTTCCTGGAGTTCGCCATAGAATATGCTTGCATCAGATAATGAAGAGGGCATCAGAGCAGTTAAGTGGGCGGTCAGAGTACAAATCTATTAGCAAGGCATTACAAAAAGCTGCATATGATTCTTTAACAGCAGATGAGTTTGAAGGAGAATGGAGTACTCTGATCACATACAATGGGCTTCAGGATCATGTCTGGCTAGGGACACTTTATGATTGTAGATTTTCATGGGTGCCTATCTTTCTTAAAGATACTTTTTGGGCAGGAATGTCTGCTACACAAAGAAGTGAAACTATCACTCCTTTCTTTGAAGGATGTGTTGATTCGAAAACCACCTTGAAGCAATTTCTTGGTAAGTATGAGATGACTTTGCAGAGCAAATATGAGAAAGAAGCCCAAGCAGATTTTGAGACATTTCATAAGCAACGTCCACCTGTTTCAAAATTCTATATGGAAGAACAGCTCTCGAAGGTATATACCCATAACATGTTCAAGAAGTTTCAAGATGAGATTGAAGCCATAATGTACTGCCATGTATCTTTGATGAATGGTGATGGCCCTATCTCCACATTCAATGTCAAGGAGTGTATTTTCCTTGAAGATGGTAAGAggactacgagcaagatttttgcAGTGACTTATAGCACAGAGGAAAAGGATATAACTTGTATATGTGGAGGTTTTCAATTTAGCGGTATACTATGTAGGCATAGTCTCTCAGTGCTCAAGTTTCAGCAGGTTCGTGAAATTCCTTCACAGTATGTTCTTGATAGGTGGAAAAGGGATTTCAGACAATTGCATGTGATTGGACGACCTTCAAGTGATGTTGTTCCCAGCAATCGTGTGGATCGATATGACTATTTGTCGATGAGATGCCTGCAGCTTGTTGACTCTGTAGTCCTATCAGATAAGTATCGCCTTGCTTTGAGGTTGGCGAGAGAGGTAGAGAAGTTCCTATTAAATAGCGATACACACGATGATACGCAGCCAAGAATCAAGTCTCGTGTTCCTCAAGTAAATAAACCAAATATGGTGACAGGTCAAAATCTTGGAAACGTAGCTACTGACAATGGAAATGGTGGGCCCAAAAGACCGGAG gcttcTGCATCGGTGCAGGCATCACAAATTCAGAAG GGAGTAGCAGAAACAGGTGTACTTCCTGCTGGTTACATTGGAGTGCCGGCGAATGTTCAGCAATTCATGGGCAATCAAGGAGCAATCCAACCAAGCATCGTGTACATGGTTCCG AGTGGTGTTGACCCTCAGGCATTTGGAAATGGTGTTTTGATGCCAGTGATGTACCAGCAGATGTTCCAG ATACCTCATCAGCCAAACGGAACCGTGCAAGACGCGTTGGCAAATGGTAAAAAGAAGCGACCTCGTGTCCAGAAGCCGACGGAGACATCTCATCAGTCAAATGGAACCCCAGGACCTGCATCTGGCTAA
- the LOC127307166 gene encoding uncharacterized protein has protein sequence MASRAIVRRRKHLLDHVDRPILSSSFPTFQHGTFGFEVQPRIAQRFLQQSPGDSKCDKEKEQYSVNLTKGILPGLGNGFPHRPAHVISHYGYRIGRNEFALPFGARGLLQSVRRASTATAGQPKLDVEEEQSEDQKLSKRKKEASPEECDQAVEGLSTAKAKAKAKQLQESLKSSQSIMQKLWARLLGIGPALQAVASMSRADWAVKLKHWKDEFISTLQHYWLGTKLLWADVRISSRLLVKLAGGKSLSRRERQQLTRTTADIFRLVPVAVFIVVPFMEFLLPVFLKLFPNMLPSTFQDKMKEEEALKRKLKARIEYAKFLQDTAKEMAKEVQTSRSGETKQTAEDLDEFLNKVRKGERVSNDEILNFAKLFNDELTLDNMSRPRLVNMCKYMGVRPFGTDHYLRFMLRKKLHDIKNDDKMIQAEGVESLSEQELRLACRERGHLGLLSTEEMRQQLRDWLDLSLNHAMPSSLLILSRAFTVSGKMKPEEAVVATLSSLPDEVVDTVGTVLPSEDSVSERKRKLEFLEMQEELIKEEEKKQEKEEKAKQQREEKAKLKEQEAAEEDLALKEMTEPTAREEEELREGKQHDKEQLCNISRALAVLASASSVSKERQEFLSLVNKEIGLYNSMLEKEGTEGEEEAKKAYMAAREESGHADEDAAEEKVSSALIEKVDAMLQELEKEIDDVDAQIGNRWQLLDRDHDGKVTPEEVAAAAAYLKDTIGKEGVQELISNLSKDKDGKIRVEDIVKLASQSEENNEDQEEESRQQQ, from the exons ATGGCTTCAAGGGCGATCGTCAGGAGAAGGAAGCATCTTTTGGATCATGTTGACAGACCTATCCTGTCATCCTCTTTCCCTACCTTCCAGCATGGGACTTTTGGTTTCGAGGTTCAGCCAAGAATAGCACAGCGTTTTCTTCAGCAAAGCCCAGGGGACTCCAAATGTGACAAGGAGAAGGAGCAGTATAGTGTGAATTTGACAAAGGGGATTCTGCCAGGCCTTGGTAATGGGTTTCCTCATCGTCCAGCTCACGTGATTTCTCATTATGGTTACAGAATTGGAAGGAATGAGTTTGCGTTGCCTTTCGGAGCTAGAGGTTTGTTGCAGTCAGTCCGCAGAGCATCAACTGCAACTGCTGGACAACCTAAGTTGGATGTTGAAGAAGAACAGAGTGAGGATCAGAAGCTGAGTAAAAGGAAAAAGGAGGCATCCCCAGAAGAATGTGATCAGGCTGTGGAAGGCCTAAGCACTGCAAAAGCTAAAGCCAAAGCCAAACAGTTGCAAGAATCTCTAAAGTCTAGCCAATCAATCATGCAAAAATTGTGGGCAAGGCTTCTGGGTATTGGCCCTGCTCTCCAAGCTGTTGCTTCGATGAGTAG AGCTGACTGGGCTGTAAAGCTGAAGCATTGGAAGGATGAATTTATTTCTACACTGCAGCATTACTGGTTAGGAACAAAGCTACTCTGGGCAGATGTTAGGATTTCTTCAAGATTGCTGGTGAAACTTGCTGGTGGAAAAAGCCTCTCAAGGAGAGAGAGGCAACAACTTACCCGCACAACAGCAGATATCTTCAGGCTGGTACCTGTTGCCGTGTTCATCGTTGTTCCATTCATGGAATTCTTACTACCGGTGTTTCTCAAGTTGTTCCCAAATATGCTGCCATCCACTTTCCAAGACAAGATGAAAGAAGAG GAAGCATTGAAAAGGAAACTGAAAGCAAGGATAGAGTATGCGAAGTTTTTGCAAGATACTGCAAAAGAAATGGCAAAGGAAGTTCAAACATCACGTAGTGGAGAAACAAAACAGACAGCTGAAGATCTGGATGAATTTTTAAACAAG GTTAGGAAAGGAGAACGTGTATCCAATGACGAAATCTTGAACTTCGCGAAGCTCTTTAATGATGAACTGACTTTGGATAACATGAGCAG ACCGCGCTTGGTAAATATGTGCAAGTATATGGGTGTTCGACCTTTTGGTACTGACCATTACTTGAGGTTCATGCTTCGCAAGAAACTGCACGA CATTAAGAATGACGATAAGATGATTCAAGCTGAGGGGGTAGAGTCTCTTTCTGAACAGGAACTCCGACTAGCCTGCCGTGAACGTGGTCACCTAGGCCTGCTGTCAACTGAAGAAATGCGTCAACAG CTACGAGACTGGTTGGATCTATCACTCAATCATGCTATGCCATCTTCTCTTCTTATACTTTCAAG AGCTTTTACTGTATCTGGGAAAATGAAACCTGAGGAGGCTGTTGTAGCAACATTGTCTTCTCTACCAGATGAAGTTGTGGATACAGTTGGGACAGTATTGCCATCTGAAGATTCAGTTTCTGAGAGGAAGAGAAAACTAGAGTTCCTTGAGATGCAGGAAGAACTTATCAAG GAGGaagagaagaagcaagagaaagaAGAAAAAGCAAAGCAACAGAGGGAAGAAAAGGCAAAGCTCAAAGAACAGGAGGCTGCTGAAGAAGATTTGGCTTTAAAGGAAATGACTGAGCCTACTGCCAGGGAAGAAGAAGAGCTGAGAGAAGGAAAACAACATGACAAGGAACAGCTCTGTAATATCAGTCGAGCGTTAGCTGTGCTAGCATCTGCATCG TCTGTTAGCAAGGAGCGTCAAGAGTTCTTGAGCCTTGTCAACAAGGAG ATAGGACTGTATAACTCCATGCTTGAAAAAGAAGGCacagagggtgaagaagaagctaagaaGGCATATATGGCTGCTAGAGAGGAGTCAGGCCACGCTGATGAGGATGCAGCTGAAGAAAAGGTCTCGTCAGCGCTGATTGAGAAG GTTGACGCTATGCTTCAGGAATTAGAAAAGGAGATTGATGATGTGGATGCACAAATTGGAAACCGCTGGCAACTGCTTGATAG GGATCATGATGGCAAGGTGACTCCTGAGGaggtagcggcggcggcggcttatCTCAAGGATACAATAGGGAAGGAAGGCGTCCAAGAGCTTATCAGCAACCTATCCAAAGACAAAG ATGGAAAGATCCGTGTGGAAGACATAGTGAAGCTGGCTTCTCAGTCAGAGGAAAACAATGAAGACCAAGAAGAAGAATCACGGcagcagcagtag